AATGGCCAAACCCTACTTGAAATCTGTGCCAGACTCACCTAGATACAGTACACCACATACAGCAAGCCATGTAGCAACTATTTTGTTAGGTATCCTTATAATCATGTTCACTTCAGTGAAATCTACTCAGTGGCCTTCAACAGAAATGTAATCCTATTCCATTTATAGAACCAGCTTCCTCAATCCAAGATTCCAGGGAGAGGTGACCTTACGATGCCCTGAGACAGAGATTTACATGTTCATCTAGACCAAGGTAAATGGACAAAACTTTAAGGCACAGTAATCTTTACTTAAATTGGCCACACAGGAGTGGAGGTTGCATATTCTCAAGTTTCCCAACCGAACAACCAACGTGAAAGTCAGAACCCGAGCTTAGTATCTGTAGCTTAgtatctgaaacatagaaaataggtgcaggaggccatttagcccttcgagcctgcacagctattcattgtgatcatggctgatcatcctcaatcagtagcccattcctgccttctccccatatccctcaattccactagcccctagagctctatctaactctattttaaattcatccactgcctcccttctgtggcagagaattccacaaattcacaactctctgggtgaaaaagctttttctcatctcaattttaaatggcctccgctttattcttagactatggCCTCTGTTTCTGGGCTCCCCAATCATTGGGGAAatgttttcttgcatctagcttgtccagtccttttataattttatatgtttctataaaataccctctcatccttctaaattccagtgaatgcaaccCTACTCTTcccaatctttccccatatgacagtcccaccaattTGGGATTAACcaggtgaacctaagctgcactccctcaatagcaaggatgtccttcctcaaatttggagatgggTCCCGAACCtgtacgtcacctatccatgttctccagagatgctgcctcacccgctgagttattccagttttttgtgtccatctttagtgtCAACTCATCAGGTTTACAGCTGTATATTGTTGGCAGCCTTGGCTGAATGCTGATTTAATTTTACGCCATAACCACAAAAagccttgctcaccctctcctaTACCATCAGTCCAGGCTCAATGAGCAGCAGGTTTATCAGACCTCACTTACACCACTCTCGACAGACAACAATACGCCTTACACTGCCAGTGGGGCTGGAAGTGCTGCACTCTCAGGGGAACATCCCATCCCATCTCACTCTCCTGTTtcccgtcccgtcccccccccccccccccccgtctctcactACCTACCCCTCTAACCTCCCCTCtaacctccttcccctctccctcaccacaTACCCATTCCCAACTCTCCGTCTGCCCTCCCTAACTATCTACCCCTCCCCTCGAACCTCCTATCCATCACTCCCTCACTAcctgcccactcccctccctcactaTCTCCCCTCAGACCTCATTACCCCATCACTATCACTCCCCTCCTCTACCCTGATACCCCACCCTCCGCTCCCCCAACAACTGCTTCCCCCACCCTAGCCCTGTGTCCACCCCTGACCCCTGGCCCTGTGTCCACCCCTGACCCCTGGCCCTGTGTCCACCCCCAGCCCCCTGTGTCCACCCCTGACCCCCTGGCCCTGTGTCCACCCCTGACCCCTGGCCCTGTGTCCACCCCCAGCCCCCTGTGTCCACCCCCAGCCCCCTGGCCCTGTGTCCACCCCTGACCCCCTGGCCCTGTGTCCACCCCCCAGCCCCCCTGTGTCCACCCCCAGCCCCCTGGCCCTGTGTCCACCCCCAGCCCCCTGGCCCTgtgtctcacccccccccccctggccctgTGTCTCACCCCCCAGCCCCCTGGCCCTGTGTCCACCCCCAGCCCCCTGGCCCTgtgtctcacccccaccccccctggcccTGTGTCTCACCCCCCAGCCCCCTGGCCCTGTGTCCACCCCCAGCCCCTGGCCCTGTGTCCACCCCCCAGCCCCCTGGCCCTGTGTCCACCCCCAGCCCCCTGGCCCTGTGTCCACCCCCAGCCCCCTGGCCCTGTGTCCACCCCCAGCCCCCTGGCCCTGTGTCCACCCCCAGCCCCCTGGGCCCTGTGTCCACCCCCAGCCCCCTGCCCTGGGTCCAgccctgacccctgacccaccTGTGTCTCACCGGTACAACCGCTTTGTGTGCAGGAGTTTGGCGTCAGATTCACCCTCGGTTTCGCCGTCAGGGTCGGGATGGTTCATGTCTGCGGCCGGTGGCGGGTCCGGGGCCGGGTGGGTCCCCGTGGGACAGTGTCGGGGCCTCAGGGCCGGAGCCCCGGGTGTAgagccggggccggggcaggcTGAGCGGGGTCCCCTCAGTGCAGGGGGGGGCCGGGTGAGCAGGGCCgggccgtgtgtgtgtgggggtgtagcCGGGTGGGAGTCGGTGTCGGGCCTTCACTTCAGTCTCCGCCAGTCGCCGCCATTTTCCCGgcctcgccgccgccgccgctctcGCGACACTTGCACCCACGTGACGCGCACACAGACCCCTCGGCCCTCCCCGCCCCTGCTAGCCCactccctccactccactccccgcCCCTGCTAGCCCactccctccactccactccccgcCCCTGCTAGCCCactccctccactccactccccgcCCCTGCTAGCCCactccctccactccactccccgcCCCTGCTAGCCCactccctccactccactccccgcCCCTGCTAGCCCACTCCCTCCACTACACTCCCCGCCCCTGCTAGCCCACTCCCTCCACTACACTCCCCGCCCCTGCTAGCCCACTCCCTCCCACTCCACTCCCCCGCCCCTGCTAGCCCactccctccactccactccccgcCCCTGCTAGCCCCactccctccactccactccccgcCCCTGCTAGCCCACTCCCTCCACTACACTCCCCGCCCCTGCTAGCCCACTCCCTCCACTACACTCCCCGCCCCTGCTAGCCCactccctccactccactccccgccagaaccaggggtcactgtttaagaataattaACAGAAAACCaatggtatattagctttcattataaatgtgaggttatccattttggtggcaaaaatgggaaagtgggtgagtgggcaaatgcatggcagatgcagtataatgtggataaatgtgaggttatccattttgctgccaaaaacaggaaagcagactattatctaaatggtggccaattaggaaagggggagatgcagcgagacctgggtgtcatggtacaccagtcattgaaagtaggcatgcaggtgcagcaggcagtgaagaaagcgaatggtatgttagctttcattgcaaaaggatttgagtacaggagcagggaggttctactgcagttgtacagggtcttggtgagaccatacctcaaagttcaaagttcaaagtaaactttattgtcaattcaattatgcaacagtagttacacagaggattgaaattacgtttccccatactccaaatgtgcaagtaatattaaaaacacagacagacaacataccaataaaaatagacaatagacattacgcagcaggcagtgaagaaagccaatggtatgttagctttcacagcaaaaggatttgagtacaggagcagggaggttctactgcagttgtacagggtcttggtgagaccacacctggagtattgcgtacagttttggtctccaaatctgaggaaggacattcttgccatagagggagtacagagaaggttcaccagactgattcctgggatgtcaggactgccttatgaagaaagactggatagacttgttttatactctctagaatttagcagattgaggggggatcttatagaaatttacaaaaatcttaaggggttggacaggctagatgcaggaagattgttcccgatgttagggaagtccaggacaaggggtcacaacttaaggataagggggaaatcctttaaaaccgagatgagaagaactatttttcacacagagagtggtgaatctctggaactctctgccacagagggtagtcgaggccagttcattggctatatttaagagggagttagatgtggcccttgtggccaaggggatcaagggtatggagagaaggcaggtacgggatactgagttggatgatcagccatgatcatattgaatggcggtgcaggctcgaagggccgaatggcctactcctgcacctaatttctatgttttctagtcCCTGCTTTCTACACTCCCCGCCCCTGCTAGCTCactccctccactccactccccgccagaaccaggggtcactgtttaagaataattaacaagacatgatcacaatcgagccgtccacagtgtacagatagtggataaagggaatgacgtttagtgcaatacAAAGTctagtaaaatccgattaaagatagtccaagagtctccagtgaggtggatagtagttcaggaccgctctctagttggtgataggacctgttcagctgcctgataacagccgggatgaaactatccctgaatctggaggtagacaaaaatgctggagaaacagcgggtggggcagcatctatggagcgaaggaataggtgacgtttcgggtcgctacctcacccgctgagtttctccagcatttttgtctaccatcgatttttccagcaactgcggtTCTTTCTTCAACAACCTGTGCGTTTTcccacttctgtgcctcttgcctgcgttggaatgaactgcagatgctggtttacactgaaaagacacaaaatgctggagtaactcagagggacaggcaacatctctggagagaagaattgggtgacgtgtaggttcgagacccttctccctgactcttgcctgatgggagaagagggattgaccgGGGTGCGACTGGACTTTGATTACGAGATTGCGGGGACCTATTTCTTGGGATCGGTGAAGCCTCTGGAATTGCAAACATTCCAGGCCATCGTATAAACCTACAGAGAATTGACCACACAGGTCGGATTGACCAATGGACCTcgatccccctccccctgccgtTGCCTTTAACCGCTCGCCCCACCCCTTTGACAAGGTGGATCATATTTCCAGCCGAACAGGTTTGTAAAGTGCAGGAAGTGAAGCGCACGAAAATACAGCGTAAGGAGTGTAACACTGTGTTTGttgggcccttcatcccaacgctTGGCTGACGGCTCCTGGAATCGAAACCCAAGCTCAGTCTAAGCCTCTAGACCTCAGCGAGACTGCCCGGAGAACTAAGGTAGGGTTAGgcggacacaacatgctggggtaactcagcgggacaggcagtatctctggtcgAAAGTTACCATCGACTTCCTGCGTCTAATTGGTTCCCAGGTGAAcccaggccacgcctgccattGGCCCAGAACCACCTTGTTTATCATTTTTGCCCCGAGCTCACCCAATCAGAGCAGGGGTGGAGGGGTCAGGCATAAGAGATAGGCGCAGAttttgaccattcggcccatcaagtcgaccccGCCATTCAACCACCAATGAAAGGctcagagtttattgtcacgtgtaccgaggtacagtgaaaaacttttgttgcgtgctatccagtcaatgtcaatggattgttcccgatgttggggaagtccagaacaaggggtcacagtttaaggataagggggaaatcttttaggaccgtgatgaggaaaacatttttcacacagagagtggtaaatctgtggaattctctgccacagaaggtagttgaggccacagttcattggctatatttaagagggagttagatgtggcccttgtggctaaatggatcagggggtatggagagaaggcaggaacaggatactgagttggatgatcagccatgatcatattgaatggcggtgcaggctcgaagggccgaatggcctactcctgcacctattttctatggagcgaaggaagggttcgacccgaaacgttgcctatttccctcgctccatagatgctgccttcccgctgagttactccatcactctgtgtaGTTTCTcggccctgccctgccctacGTTGGAATGTAACTCGGGCCTGTCTCAGCCCGGGCGCTGCCGGCAGCAGCTTGCATCGTCTAGGACATTCACAGCGTCACTGCAGGCAGCCGGGGCCCTGCTTGAAACGCTGTCCCTTCCCGCCCCAGCCCCGAGGAGAGACCGGGATATGTCTGCAGTTGCCCGACACACGCAAACCATGACAGCTCGGTCGGTgccagacaggcagcagcacaaatATGCTCAGCTAGCCGCCCCCTcctcccgtcccctcccctcacccctcctacCCTACCCCTTACCACCCctcaccacccctctcccctcaccccctccctcctcaccatcCCTCCTACTCTCCCCCCttaccacccctcccctcctaccctctctctctccctcccgtcccctcccctcacccctcctaccctctcccctcaccacccctcccctcacccctccttccctccccatcaCCACCTTCTCCCGCAAATAATTTAAGCATAGATAGCCGCCTCCACCCCTCTTctaccctgccctctccccccgctGTCTTTCTCCCCGCCCTTACCCTAAACCAccctcccctcatctttctacccctccccatccctccacacACCCTCAATGTGTCGCCTGCACCACAGGTTACGTTCAGTGTCCCTGGGGTCAATATCACCAGGGAGGGGGTTGGTATGGTCTGTccctgggggtggggagagggtacGGTCTGTTCCCctgggggtgaggaggggtgagGGTCTGTGTcccggggggtggggagaggacagTGGGATCTGTTCCTCAGGGGGTGAGGAGGTTGGGGGGGTGTAAGGTCAAAATCACCAGGGGTTGGGAAACACTATACTGTCAGTGTCTGTGTACCCCCATCCCCTCCAGTGTGTCGTCTGTACCACAGGTTGCGTTTAGTGTCCGGGGGGTCAATATCaccagggaagggagagggggatgggtctGTCcctgagggtggggtgagggaagcGTGTGATCTGTTCCccagggggtgaggagggggggggggggggtctgtgtccCAGAGGGTGGGATTTGTGTtcctgggggtggggtggggtcaaTATtcccagggggtgggggaggggggagagtctgttccccagggggggggggaggggtctgtgTCCCAGGGGTGGGATTTGTGTGCCTGGGAGTGGGGTCAATATTcccaggggggtggggagagggtagTGTGGGATCTGTTCctcagggggtgaggggagggtctGTTCccctgggggaggaggggggggggtctgtgtccCAGGGAGTGGGGTGGGTCGGATCTGTGTCCCAGAGGGTGGGATTTGTGTtcctgtgggtggggtggggtcaaTATTCCccgggggtgagagagggaagcGAGGGACCTGTTCCCcttggaggggggggttgggtgtaGGGTCTGTCcccgggggtggggagagggaagcgAGGGACCTGTTCCcctgggggtgaggaggggggttggGTGTAGGGTCTGtccctgggggtgggggtgaggggagagtctGTTCCACAGGGGGTGGGAAACACTATGCTGTCagtcccccacccaccctctccgcGCTCCGTCTCCACAGAAGCCGCCTGCCATGTCGGCCTTCCTGCCCCTTCTCCACACCGACTCCCAGGACGCGGCCGATGAGCTGGATGTTCTGAACGACGAGGCGTCGGATCCCGGGGCCAAGGAGCAGCCGCCGCCGCTGGAGGAGACGGGGAGCTCGCTGTTGCACAGTTCCGCCACGCTACTGTACCAGGAGGTCCGGCAGCGGCCCAGTTGTCTGGGGATGGAGTTGGAGATGACGGCGCTGCGGGCGGTGCAGGAGCCGGCAGTCGAGGAGAGCCTCGGGTCCAGCGGGGAGCGGGACGGGGGCGCTCCCTCACCCGAGAAAGGCGCTCCCTCACCCGAGaaaggcgctccctcaccccagaAAGGCGCTCCCTCACCCGAGAAAGGCGCTCCCTCACCCGAGAAAGGTGGGGGCAGGACGCTCCCTCACTCGAGAAAGGCGCTCCCTCACCCGAGAAAGGCGCTCCCTCTCTGGGGCTCCCTCACTCGAGAAAGGCGCTCCCTCACTCGAGAAAGGCGGTCCCTCGCTGGGGCAGGACGCTCCCTCACTCGAGAAAGGCGCTCCCTCACCCGAGAAAGACGCTCCCTCTCTGGGGCAGGACGCTCCCTCACTCGAGaaaggcgctccctcacccccgcgCCTCTGCGATCCCAGTGTCCATGTGCTCCCTGCGCCCGGCGACCCGCTTCTGGAGGACCGGAGGGGCGacgaggaaggagatggagaggagggggagtcggtgtgggagggggagggggaggagggggtgtctgCCCACCCCGAGCTCCAACCCTGTCTCGGGGGCCACTGGCGCGACTCCCCGCCGCCCGGATCCAGGGACCGGGACCGGGACGAGGAGACGGGGTCGCGGGGCAGCGGCGAGGGTCGAGGCCGCTCGTGTTGTCGTTGCAGCCGCGAGAACCTGAAGGCGACGGCAGCTCTGGCCGCGGCCCTGCTCGTCTACCCCCTCTTCCTCTACGGCGCCTACGTCTTCCTGCCCTTCGATGTGCCCCTGATGCCCGACCTCAGTGCCCGTCTCGTCTACACCCTGAGGTGCAGCGTCTTCGCCACCGTGCCCGTCATTATGGGtgagcggcggggggggggggggtggagggggagggagagggggggggaacttgaggggagggaaggaagtaATGGGATAGGAGGGATTGTGAGGGGAGAGGAAGGTGTGTGGATGGAGGGTGGGATGGAATGGGAGAGGATGGACTGGGGGATGGGTTGaggggttgggagggaaggggagggtggaggaagggggggggggggagggagggagagggggggaacttgagggggaggggacggagataAAATGGGATAGGAGGGGTTTTTTGTgtttggggatggggggagaggagaggggatgggttgagtttgggagggaagggtgggggaagggggtgggggtggggggcgggggagcgTCTCCAAGCCCGGGCGCGGTGGTGGTGGGAGCTGCCGATGAACGAGGACAGAATGGGAGGAGAGACAGAGGAAGGCGTGGTCTCTGGGAGGCGTTGTCGAGCAGACAGATCTAGGAGCGGGTGGATAAGGTGGTCGaaaaggcgtttggcacatttGCCGAcaacagagcattgagtatagaagttggcagatagtgaagatggttgtgaacgattgcagcaggatctggatcgattgaccaggtgggcggaggaatggtcgatggaatttaacacagagaagtgtgaggtgttgctttttgggacatcgaacaagggcaggaattacactgtgaatggtagacctctgggtagtgttgtagagcagagggatctaggagtacaggcgcATGGTTTCATGAAGTTGGAGTCGCAggtcgataaggtggtcaaaaaggcttttggcacattggctttcatcagtcagagtattgagtatagaaggtgggaggtcatgctgcagttgtataagacgttggtgagaccccatttcgaatattgtgttcaattctgtgcaccatgttataggaaatatattgtcaagctatATATTGtcaggttcagagaagatttacgaggaggaCTAGAGGGTATAAGCTATAGGgtaaggttgagtaggctgggtctctattccatgtagcgcaggaggatgaggggagattttatagaagtgtacaaaatcatgagaggaatagatcgggtagatgcacagtcttttgcccagtgtaggggaatcgaagaccagagaacataggttcaaggtgaagggggagatatttaataggaacctgagtgataACGTTTTCACACCAAggttggtgggtgaatggaacgagctgccagacctACGGGCAATATCTTCaccggggttgggggggggagggggtgtggattaATTAACtccgtcctctctctccccactgctgTCAGGGATCATCGTGTACGGCCTAGCGCGGCTCTGCTCCTCGTCGCTTGACCCGTTCGGCAAGAGGAAGGAGGAGGTGGAGATTC
This is a stretch of genomic DNA from Leucoraja erinacea ecotype New England unplaced genomic scaffold, Leri_hhj_1 Leri_69S, whole genome shotgun sequence. It encodes these proteins:
- the LOC129694516 gene encoding transmembrane protein 79-like yields the protein MSAFLPLLHTDSQDAADELDVLNDEASDPGAKEQPPPLEETGSSLLHSSATLLYQEVRQRPSCLGMELEMTALRAVQEPAVEESLGKALPHPRKALPHPRKVGAGRSLTRERRSLTRERRSLSGAPSLEKGAPSLEKGGPSLGQDAPSLEKGAPSPEKDAPSLGQDAPSLEKGAPSPPRLCDPSVHVLPAPGDPLLEDRRGDEEGDGEEGESVWEGEGEEGVSAHPELQPCLGGHWRDSPPPGSRDRDRDEETGSRGSGEGRGRSCCRCSRENLKATAALAAALLVYPLFLYGAYVFLPFDVPLMPDLSARLVYTLRCSVFATVPVIMGIIVYGLARLCSSSLDPFGKRKEEVEIHLRFVTDSIHLFVLFLINLLVVATYLPPELLKLLPLLTAGFSLARLIYWVTFAISSTFRGFGYGLSFFPILGLLVCNLSYMFVLAPDQMFATGTGDWEEETEAAAPRQRFWG